In a single window of the Streptomyces sp. HUAS ZL42 genome:
- the ribA gene encoding GTP cyclohydrolase II, with product MTEKIGVLGKKSPQRTGVERVVNAPLPTVYGKFQAVGYLDHDRGDEQVALVYGEIGTDDVLTRLHSECLTGDAFGSQHCECGDQLASALRAVVAEGRGIVVYLRGHEGRGIGLLAKLRAMALQAEGLDTVEANLALGLPVDARDYGVAAEILRDLGVQSVRLMSNNPRKRDALLQNGIQVAEQVPLLIPPCESNITYLRTKRERLDHHLPHLDAVAHWS from the coding sequence ATGACAGAAAAAATTGGCGTACTCGGCAAGAAGTCACCACAGCGCACCGGTGTGGAACGCGTGGTGAATGCCCCGCTTCCCACCGTGTACGGGAAATTCCAGGCGGTGGGCTACCTCGATCATGACCGCGGGGACGAACAAGTGGCCCTGGTCTACGGCGAAATCGGCACCGACGACGTCCTGACCCGGCTGCACTCGGAGTGCCTCACCGGTGACGCGTTCGGTTCCCAGCACTGCGAGTGCGGAGACCAGCTGGCCTCGGCGCTGCGTGCGGTCGTCGCCGAAGGACGCGGCATCGTCGTCTACTTGAGGGGACACGAGGGCCGGGGCATCGGCCTGCTGGCCAAGCTGCGGGCGATGGCCCTGCAGGCGGAGGGCCTGGACACCGTCGAGGCGAACCTCGCCCTCGGTCTGCCGGTCGACGCCCGCGACTACGGCGTCGCCGCGGAGATCCTTCGCGACCTGGGTGTTCAGTCCGTACGCCTGATGTCCAACAACCCGCGCAAGCGCGACGCGCTGCTGCAGAACGGCATCCAGGTCGCCGAGCAGGTCCCGCTGCTGATACCGCCGTGCGAGAGCAACATCACCTACCTCAGGACCAAGCGGGAGCGCCTCGACCACCACCTGCCCCATCTGGACGCGGTGGCGCACTGGTCCTGA
- a CDS encoding TetR/AcrR family transcriptional regulator has translation MSVTEPELRTRLVDVGVELVAREGAQALTLREIARRAGVSHGAPRRYFPTHLELLSAIARRGFAELAGRATAALDATAAGPRAQLTALGEVYLTFALGNRGMYELMFRHDLLQSGHLGLRNTSLPLFAVLVELVGRVRPDADTHAVAGALWANLHGIAQLWGWGSLQLATRAEDFEPLLRAALDAHLGPAGDR, from the coding sequence CTGTCTGTGACCGAACCCGAACTGCGAACCCGGCTGGTCGACGTGGGTGTGGAGCTGGTGGCCCGGGAGGGCGCCCAGGCGCTGACCCTGCGGGAGATCGCCCGCCGCGCCGGTGTCTCGCACGGAGCGCCCCGCCGCTACTTCCCCACCCACCTGGAACTGCTGTCGGCCATCGCCCGCCGCGGCTTCGCCGAGCTGGCCGGCCGTGCGACGGCGGCCCTCGACGCTACGGCGGCAGGTCCGCGCGCACAGCTGACGGCACTGGGCGAGGTCTATCTGACCTTCGCCCTCGGCAATCGCGGCATGTACGAGCTGATGTTCCGTCATGATCTTCTGCAAAGCGGTCACTTGGGGCTTCGGAACACGAGCCTTCCGCTCTTCGCCGTCCTCGTCGAGCTGGTCGGCCGGGTCCGCCCCGACGCGGACACCCACGCCGTGGCGGGCGCGCTCTGGGCGAACCTGCACGGCATCGCCCAGCTGTGGGGCTGGGGAAGTCTCCAACTCGCCACACGGGCCGAGGACTTCGAGCCGCTGCTGCGGGCCGCCCTGGACGCGCACCTCGGGCCCGCGGGCGACCGGTGA
- a CDS encoding creatininase family protein, producing MSGTGIRSAAYGLVPTDTTEDVRTRGADVSTQVAVLPVGSFEQHGPFLPLATDTLVACAIAREIAAAYPVHLLPPVTIACSHEHAAWPGTVSISSVTLHAVVGDIAASLRRSGVEALVLVNAHGGNYVLGNAVQESSARGERMALFPAPEDWETARQRAGVSTSLLTDMHAGEIETSVLLHAHPELVRPGYESADFTADDRRHLLTVGMSAYTDSGVIGRPSLGSAEKGKELLASLADSFGAYFSLLTSADGTPESGRG from the coding sequence ATGAGTGGTACGGGAATACGGTCGGCGGCGTACGGTCTGGTGCCGACGGACACTACGGAAGACGTACGGACGCGAGGTGCGGACGTCTCAACGCAGGTCGCGGTCCTTCCCGTCGGAAGCTTCGAGCAGCACGGTCCGTTCCTTCCGCTGGCGACCGACACACTGGTCGCCTGCGCCATCGCCCGGGAGATCGCCGCAGCGTACCCGGTGCACCTCCTTCCGCCGGTGACCATCGCCTGCTCGCACGAGCACGCTGCCTGGCCGGGAACCGTCAGCATCTCCTCCGTGACCCTTCACGCGGTGGTAGGGGACATCGCGGCGTCACTGCGCCGCTCGGGCGTCGAGGCCCTGGTGCTGGTCAACGCGCACGGCGGGAACTACGTCCTGGGCAATGCCGTGCAGGAGTCGTCGGCGCGCGGCGAGCGGATGGCGCTCTTCCCGGCCCCGGAGGACTGGGAGACGGCGCGGCAGCGGGCCGGGGTGTCGACCTCGCTGCTCACCGACATGCACGCGGGGGAAATCGAGACCTCCGTCCTGCTGCACGCTCATCCCGAATTGGTCCGTCCCGGCTATGAGTCCGCCGATTTCACCGCGGACGACCGACGTCATCTGCTCACCGTGGGGATGTCCGCCTATACCGATTCGGGCGTCATCGGCCGTCCCTCCCTCGGATCCGCGGAAAAGGGGAAGGAACTCCTGGCGAGCCTCGCCGATTCCTTCGGCGCGTATTTCTCGCTGCTGACTTCGGCCGACGGCACCCCGGAAAGCGGGCGCGGATAG
- a CDS encoding MFS transporter encodes MNRALTLAGSVAGAMIVALDGTVLTVAQPALRHDLHASFAQVQWTSTAYLTAVAALLVFAGRFGDRYSHRRTFAVGMLGFGAASAGIGVSPTVGWVIGLRVVQGVFGALLQPATLGMLRAEFPPDRLRMPIAVRTAAIGVAAAAGPVVGGALVNGFGWRAVFYVNVVPALVFGALALTGRGPRRPPAPATRLDIPGALLLSVSLACLVHSLVTLPESGRLPAGGLGLAVAAVAGAALVRHERRTASPLLPPDVVGSPAVGAALGVLVAASAALHGTLFACIYVLQDELGLDPFHSALLSLPLPALMVIAAPACAVLLRRVGARRTTTAATVVLTLGVLMLARASGRVALCAGFALLGAGFGTVMVAATHVVVRQASVASAGVAGGLQQTALNVGPVLGVAAAGTLMGLGGARSPLLVLAGVAAAAVPAAAALPGRGVTAITNDRDGGVHLGVPARR; translated from the coding sequence GTGAACCGTGCCCTCACCCTCGCCGGCAGCGTCGCCGGGGCGATGATCGTCGCGCTGGACGGCACGGTCCTCACCGTCGCCCAGCCCGCCCTCCGGCACGACCTGCACGCCTCCTTCGCACAGGTCCAGTGGACAAGCACGGCCTATCTCACAGCGGTGGCCGCCCTGTTGGTGTTCGCCGGCCGATTCGGCGACCGCTACAGCCACCGGCGCACCTTCGCGGTCGGCATGCTCGGCTTCGGAGCCGCCTCCGCGGGGATAGGGGTGTCCCCCACCGTCGGCTGGGTGATCGGACTGCGCGTCGTACAGGGCGTGTTCGGCGCGCTGTTGCAGCCGGCCACGCTCGGGATGCTGCGCGCGGAGTTCCCGCCCGACCGGCTGCGGATGCCCATCGCCGTACGGACCGCCGCCATCGGGGTGGCGGCCGCCGCGGGGCCGGTCGTCGGCGGGGCACTGGTGAACGGCTTCGGCTGGCGGGCCGTCTTCTACGTCAATGTCGTACCGGCCCTCGTGTTCGGCGCACTCGCCCTCACCGGCCGCGGGCCCCGGCGACCGCCCGCTCCCGCGACCCGGCTGGACATACCCGGCGCGCTGCTGCTCTCGGTGTCCCTGGCCTGCCTGGTGCACTCGCTCGTCACGCTGCCGGAGTCGGGGCGGCTGCCGGCCGGCGGGCTCGGACTGGCTGTGGCCGCCGTCGCCGGCGCCGCCCTCGTCCGGCACGAGCGGCGTACCGCGAGCCCGCTGCTGCCGCCGGACGTCGTCGGCTCGCCCGCGGTCGGCGCGGCGCTCGGCGTCCTGGTCGCCGCGTCGGCCGCCCTGCACGGCACCCTGTTCGCGTGCATCTACGTCCTGCAGGACGAACTCGGCCTCGACCCCTTCCACAGCGCCCTGCTCAGCCTGCCGCTCCCCGCGCTGATGGTGATCGCGGCTCCGGCGTGCGCGGTCCTGCTGCGCCGGGTCGGTGCCCGCCGTACGACCACTGCGGCGACGGTGGTCCTCACGCTCGGCGTCCTGATGCTCGCCCGGGCCTCGGGCAGGGTCGCGCTGTGCGCCGGGTTCGCGCTGCTGGGCGCCGGGTTCGGCACGGTGATGGTGGCGGCGACCCATGTCGTCGTACGGCAGGCATCCGTGGCGTCGGCCGGGGTGGCGGGCGGGCTGCAGCAGACCGCGCTGAACGTCGGTCCGGTGCTGGGGGTGGCCGCGGCCGGCACCCTCATGGGCCTGGGCGGGGCCCGCTCACCGCTGCTGGTCCTGGCCGGGGTGGCAGCGGCAGCCGTACCCGCGGCTGCCGCCCTGCCGGGTCGCGGTGTCACGGCGATCACAAATGACAGGGATGGCGGGGTCCACCTCGGTGTTCCTGCGCGACGATGA
- a CDS encoding serine hydrolase domain-containing protein gives MAQLRQDVDPSEVGLDGKALDRLDQHFAHYVDEGRLPGYLVAVSRGGRVAHLTTHGRRDVAAGLPVEPDTLWRIYSMTKPVTSVAALMLVEEGRLSLDDPVARHLPSFADARVYVDGSGTTMTTRPAEQPILVRHLLTHTAGLTFAFYHCHPVDAAYRAAGLESAVLPGTDLAETVEAYARLPLQYEPGTQWNYSVATNVLGRVIEVVSGQPLDVFFAERIFGPLGMTDAGFCVTDVQAERLSELYGETEDGGIEPIAGLPLHGRPRFLSGSGGMVASAHDMHRFMELLRRRGELDGTRLLRPRTVELMTRNHLPGGADLRAFGSRPAHDEPGNEGVGFGLGVSVVIDPERTQAPSGLGTYGWSGVATTTFWVDPSRDLTVQFMTQVRPKRSLKLWPELKQLVHESVSD, from the coding sequence ATGGCACAGCTGCGACAGGACGTCGACCCGAGCGAGGTCGGGCTGGATGGGAAGGCGCTGGACCGCCTCGACCAGCATTTCGCGCACTATGTCGACGAAGGGCGCCTGCCGGGCTACCTCGTGGCGGTCTCCCGTGGCGGCCGGGTCGCCCATCTCACGACGCACGGCCGGCGCGACGTGGCGGCCGGGCTCCCCGTCGAGCCGGACACCCTGTGGCGCATCTACTCCATGACCAAGCCGGTCACCTCGGTCGCCGCCCTGATGCTGGTCGAGGAGGGCAGGCTGTCGCTCGACGATCCCGTAGCCCGTCATCTGCCGTCCTTCGCGGACGCCCGGGTGTACGTCGACGGCTCCGGCACCACCATGACAACCCGCCCGGCCGAGCAGCCGATCCTGGTCCGCCATCTGCTCACCCACACCGCGGGCCTGACCTTCGCCTTCTACCACTGCCATCCCGTCGACGCCGCCTACCGCGCGGCGGGTCTGGAGTCCGCGGTGCTGCCGGGCACGGACCTGGCCGAGACCGTCGAGGCGTACGCGAGGCTGCCGCTGCAGTACGAGCCGGGGACGCAGTGGAACTACTCGGTGGCGACCAACGTCCTCGGCCGGGTCATCGAGGTGGTCTCCGGGCAGCCGCTCGACGTGTTCTTCGCCGAGCGGATCTTCGGCCCGCTCGGCATGACGGACGCCGGGTTCTGTGTGACGGACGTGCAGGCCGAGCGGCTCTCCGAGCTGTACGGGGAGACCGAGGACGGCGGCATCGAGCCGATCGCCGGCCTGCCCCTGCACGGCCGCCCCCGTTTCCTGTCCGGCAGCGGCGGCATGGTGGCGAGCGCCCACGACATGCACCGCTTCATGGAGCTGCTGCGACGCCGCGGCGAACTCGACGGCACCCGCCTGCTCAGGCCCCGGACCGTGGAGCTGATGACCAGGAACCATCTCCCCGGCGGCGCCGACCTGCGGGCCTTCGGCAGCCGCCCCGCCCACGACGAACCCGGCAACGAGGGAGTCGGCTTCGGCCTGGGCGTCTCCGTGGTGATCGACCCGGAGCGCACCCAGGCCCCTTCCGGCCTCGGCACCTACGGCTGGAGCGGGGTGGCGACCACGACGTTCTGGGTGGACCCGAGCCGCGATCTGACGGTTCAGTTCATGACGCAGGTCCGGCCGAAGAGATCGCTGAAGCTGTGGCCCGAACTCAAGCAGCTCGTCCACGAGTCGGTGTCCGACTGA